In Zingiber officinale cultivar Zhangliang chromosome 1A, Zo_v1.1, whole genome shotgun sequence, a genomic segment contains:
- the LOC122016906 gene encoding UDP-glucose flavonoid 3-O-glucosyltransferase 7-like, translating into MADDLHIFFLPFLSPGHMIPMVDLARLFSGRGIKATVVTTTGNVPLVKPTVDLANTDASLRHTIQLLPLRLPYSEAGIPEGYENLAAFPNPDDLFQLTAATDRLEPSFSLLLKTHRPDCVVVDFFYPWATRVAQEASVPSLLFTGSNFFSSAVIKIVIVGELNQGDLETEQLIEVPGIPQKIHLKLSNLSYVVLHPNEFSHRMVESLHRTHGTVVNSLYELERDYVDRAPNSRDHRFWFVGPVSLQNRGMDMKMVRGSSGAASGRADHFLSWLETKRPRSVLYVCFGSVARFTATQLREIARGLDASDRPFIWVVGNAGEISEWLPEGFENRVVGGGKGMLVQGWAPQLLILNHEAVGGFVTHCGWNSCLEAIAAGVPVITWPLFAEQILNEKLLVNVHRVGISIGVISCGNKAEERTMVNSEQLKEAVDELMGSGEEAEERRKRARELGETARRAIEEGGSSHQAMTCLIEELIRLKTVGLNRENGDEKK; encoded by the coding sequence ATGGCGGATGATCTGCATATATTCTTCCTGCCCTTTCTCTCCCCAGGCCACATGATCCCCATGGTCGACTTGGCACGGCTTTTTTCAGGCAGAGGAATCAAAGCCACCGTCGTAACCACCACCGGCAACGTGCCTCTCGTCAAGCCTACCGTTGATCTCGCCAACACCGACGCTTCCCTCCGCCACACTATCCAACTCCTCCCCCTCCGCCTCCCCTACTCAGAAGCTGGAATTCCCGAGGGATACGAGAACCTCGCCGCCTTCCCTAACCCCGACGACCTCTTTCAGCTCACCGCCGCCACCGACAGGCTTGAGCCCTCCTTCTCGCTGCTGCTCAAAACCCACCGCCCTGACTGCGTCGTCGTCGATTTCTTCTATCCTTGGGCCACCCGCGTCGCCCAAGAAGCCTCCGTTCCTTCGCTCCTCTTTACTGGATCCAACTTCTTCAGCTCCGCAGTTATTAAAATCGTAATAGTCGGCGAGCTGAACCAGGGCGACTTGGAGACCGAGCAATTGATCGAGGTTCCCGGCATACCGCAGAAGATCCATCTCAAGCTCTCTAATCTCTCCTACGTTGTCCTTCATCCCAACGAGTTCTCCCACCGGATGGTCGAAAGCCTTCACCGGACCCACGGCACGGTCGTGAACAGTTTGTACGAGCTGGAACGTGACTACGTCGATCGAGCCCCCAACTCGCGAGACCACAGGTTCTGGTTCGTCGGCCCCGTCTCGCTGCAGAACCGAGGCATGGATATGAAGATGGTGCGAGGGAGCAGCGGCGCTGCTTCGGGGAGAGCCGATCATTTCTTGAGTTGGCTCGAAACCAAGAGGCCGAGGTCAGTCCTCTACGTCTGCTTCGGGAGCGTGGCCCGGTTCACGGCCACTCAGCTGCGGGAGATCGCGCGAGGTCTCGATGCGTCGGACCGGCCGTTCATCTGGGTCGTGGGGAACGCCGGAGAGATATCGGAATGGCTTCCAGAGGGATTCGAGAACAGGGTGGTCGGCGGCGGGAAGGGAATGTTGGTGCAAGGATGGGCGCCGCAGCTTCTCATATTGAATCACGAAGCGGTGGGAGGCTTCGTGACGCACTGCGGGTGGAACTCGTGCCTGGAAGCGATTGCTGCCGGTGTTCCGGTGATCACTTGGCCGTTGTTTGCCGAGCAAATCCTGAACGAGAAGCTGTTGGTCAACGTGCACAGGGTGGGGATATCAATCGGTGTGATTTCCTGCGGCAATAAAGCAGAGGAGCGGACGATGGTGAACAGTGAGCAACTGAAGGAGGCGGTGGATGAGCTGATGGGTAGTGGAGAGGAagcagaagagaggaggaagagggcGAGGGAGCTGGGAGAGACGGCGAGAAGGGCGATTGAAGAAGGTGGATCTTCTCATCAAGCGATGACTTGCCTCATAGAGGAGTTGATTCGATTGAAAACTGTTGGATTAAACAGGGAGAATGGAGATGAGAAGAAATGA